The Coffea arabica cultivar ET-39 chromosome 2c, Coffea Arabica ET-39 HiFi, whole genome shotgun sequence genome includes the window ATGTGTTTGGATGCTTTTACtctgataaaattgaaataaagTTATTGAGTTTACGTAATTTGTTACCAATTTAACATGCTTGTAAGTCAGATAAGTAGTTGTCTTATACGTAATTAATCTAAAACTCACATGTTGAACTAAACAATTACTAATAACATTTGCGCAACAGGTTTTCACAGTTGAGATGACTAATAAAAGGTCATGATACGATGTCAACATGATAAAAACAGGTCAGATATTTATATGATtatatatagtttaaaaagataAACACTCCATGACCCTAAATTGTACATGTAGAATAGCAAGAGCATAAAATTCTCACATAACTAGCAATGTAGAAAGATAAACTTCCAAAAGAAAGGATAATACAACATAAAATACTAATTTGACTCATCCAAAATAAAGATAAGCAGCAAGAGATTCCAAAAAATAAACATAGTTATCTTTCTGTCAAACTCATGGTTGGAGGATTACTTCACTATACATAAAACCTTCACCACCACAACGAACAATAAAAACATGCAGGCTGGAGATTTATAGAAATGTTAACCATGTTAAAATTCACAAGAAGAAACCAAGGCCTACAAAAGCTATCAACAAAAGGACTGAAACTCATACCATTGACAAGGATGATGAAAATTGCGTGCCAAAAAGGTGGGATTGACTTTGGAGGGACCATGAATAATGGGTAGTAAAGATCATCATTCCTATACCACCAGTAGATCCCAAATGCGTGAAGTATAAAGACCACGAAATAAGTGACAAGGACGAACATCTTTCTCTCAGCctacaaaaacaagaattagtACAACTGAACGTCTCAGTTATTTAATATTAATTTCCATGAAGCAAGCATAAACCGGTTCTGAAATAATAAACGGTAACAAAACTTTTTTCTACAAAATGGAAATAGCATAGAACCTTCAGAGCTGTCTGCTTCCGCAGAATGTCATTTGACTTGAACATGAAAGCGGTGATCCAAATTGTGACAAAAAAACCTGCAAACCATGTGAAGTAAGAACTTGGTTAAAATTGataattaaagaataaaatgGAAAAGCAAAATCCTGCAGGAATAACTTCTAAAGATAATTCATATATTTATGGAAAAGCAGCCCAAACTACAGAACAAAATGTAGAAGTCCGCCATTTATAGTAGTAGGTCAGATATATATCCAAGAACAAATAATGTGACTAAGGGGCTACAAAATCAGGCCAAAGTTCCCTATCTTTTAATTGCAGAAGCAACTAGTCGTTGAAAGACAGAGAAAGACACACAAAGGACTATTGAAAATGGAAGATCATCATTTGTTATCCACTTTGTACTCTCAGTCACTAACTCAGAACATTAAAATAGACTTCCACTTAAATAAGTTAAGCATGTTCCAGGGTAAGTATGAGCAAGAAGCAAAAATACAGTATCCATCAAACCAGATTTGGAAACTGAAAGGCTTATCAAAACACCGTTACaatataaaatgaaaagaatgtTGACGAGCATATGCAGGATACTCCTCAAGCAACTAGAGGCTTGATTATGCAGAAAAAAGCCAATACATGTTGGTAAGCCCATCTAAATAAATACCCTTTAAGCTAAACTAAGAAAGCAAAATGCAAAGTAGACTGGTTTGCCTGAAACTCTTGCAAAAGTACCATATACCAGCACATCAAGTCACCATGATTTCATCCCCAGTCACAAGGAGAGCTGCCAAAATTTGTCCATATCCAACATATTTTTTGCATTCATTTGATGAAGTGCAAAGTAACACCAAGATCATGAGGCCTATTAAAGAGAACACGCCCATTGCACGCTAAAAATGCTTTGAAGCAAATAAGCTGGATTGTGGCAAAAGACGCCATCCCATTTTTAAGAACGAATCACCAATCCCTTTTATTTGAGGTATCCTTAATAAAAAAACTAACTTCAACCAATGTCCAATTTTACACGCGCATAATAGTTCCCTCGCTACTCATTACTAAAATCTAGTATTCTTCCTTAATTTTTCTTCCAATATATTGGACTGCCAGTGTACATCAACAAAAAATTTCTACACCCTTTACTTCGAAATATTAAAACACAGGAAAATATAGTTCTTGGAGAAAAATAGCAATACATTCAATTATAACGATCGTAAAAGTAAGATTAAGAAATATACTTcttggagaaaaaaagaaactgaGGATACCTTGCAAGTGCTGGCGAATGAAAACGACCAATAACAACAAAGAGAATGGCAGAATCTGCTCAATCCATCGTCCAAACTGCTGAATATCATACCTCTGATACGAAGACTCCCCTCTACTGCTTCCATTGGTCGAATTTCCTTCGCCCCCGGCATCCACCGCCGCCGCTCCTGCCCCAGCACCCAAGCTTCTATCTTGACTGCTTCCATCCACCGACGCCGAAGTCGACCCCAACCCAAGAGACTCCTCATCACCATCAGCGTCAGCTACTAATCCGACCCGATCCCCATCCCCAGGCCCAATTATCCGTATCGATACCTCCCCATTACTGGAGGTAGCAATACTAGCATTACTGCCACTTCTTAGAGCAGTCGTTGATGAGACCGGAACGGGACCGTTTGCGCTGATGCTGCCATTGCTATTACTAGTATCGTGATGGTCAATAATGAGGTGCTCCGCTTCGGAATGGTCGGGTCGGAGCCTAATCAAACCGGAATATTCCAGCAAGGAAGAGACTGGGGAGTGGAAAAACCGGAGCGGAGGAGGGAATTGGACGCCGTACCTTCTGGAAGGAGCTGAATTAGAATCCCTGGGAGACGATGGCGTGGAATTGGAAGCGGAAGGACTGGCATGAGCAGCATCAGAATTGGAATTCGATGTTTCCATCTGTgagatagaaaccctaataaaaTTTTCTGGGGGCTTTCCGTAGAGAAGAAATGAGAATTACAAAATGTAAAATTTCTTGAGGAAAAAGAAATTGAGAGGATATTTCTTAGGGAAGAAATGTCCAAAGGAGGAAGAGACAAAGTCAAAGGAGCGAGACAGGTTAATAGCCAAGATGTCCCTAACCCCGAGGACTGGGATAATGCGGTAGAGACTAATTAGTTAATTCAAAGAAACACTTTATTAGACTTGGTTTGGATTGCTcctttttaagaaaaattattataatgatttgatatatgtgagataataaaataatttaaaaatatatttacagaAAACGTAGCAATTTTTCTTTAGAAAGAGACAATCCAATAGTAATAATagtgagtgtgtttggacagccaattatttggccaaatatatttgctgacatcaccattacaattttcaatacacctttttatcttcccaattacctttttatctcacatacatcacatcacaaaaagtgttacagtaaaaatatttcaaataacttataatccaaacacactcagtaTCATCGAAgttatttatctttattttgtttttatttacaTTTTGCTTTTTAAGTAAAGTtattagataaatagaaaataattcttttcttttgactattggaaagtgaaaggaaaagagaagagaagTAATGGaacgaaaaattttaaaaaaaaataattgaattttttatctttttatttaaatataaatataagaatttaaattcaaaatccCTTGCTCCTCTTCCAAATCACTTAACTCATCCTTCCGCCGGCAAAAAGGGTTGCTTGATTATCACTTTCCTAgtaagtttgtttggataagaatttatttggatgatttatttgattcagttactgtagcactttttgtgatgtgatgtatgtgagataaaaaggtgattggaaattgtgtgtatgatgcaagcaaaacaaaatctgaaattttgtttccaaaatcaagttgtCCAAACAAATTGACATTTGACGATGCTCTCTAATTCTAATTATGTACGTCGGATTAGTAGTATTTATTTGTGACGCGTTATTCATTACTGGACGTTAAAGGGATTGGGGGGCACGAAGGAAAATTTCGATATTGCCGTACACGGCCCCGAAGAAAATTTGTGACGCGTTATTGGTACTCTGCACGTGCCCATGGGGAGCGTTGGGTTCCAGACGTGTACAAAACCCGTGTGGACCTTTCTCACGAGtcatgagagaaaaaaaaaattttttttgaagcaaGAAAAAACTTTTAATCATGCCTCACAACCAGTTAGTTAGTCCCTTGTTTTAGATGAGatgtatttttttctttttttttttaactttattctAGAGCTACTTTAAACCACCGTCGATTCAAAAGAATATCTACACACCCCCGTTGGcaaatttttttcaagaaaacctGAATTTTTTAGAATACAGATCAAGGATTTTGATCCCTTAACCTATACACTCGAGTAAAGTTTTAAAACTTTTTTTGTGTCCAACTATTCCTAGATGAGATGTAGGAGGATTAATTAATGTGAAATTGTGAAGCTAATATGGGGTTAACCAATTCACACAGCTTGTATGATTGTATGAATCATGTCCttcgggtttgtttggattgtgaattattagagatttttttactgtagcactttttgtgatatgatgtatgtgagataaaaaggtaattaggaagataaaaaggtgcgttgaaaattgtaataattatgtaagcaaatatattttgacaaataaatcgcaatccaaacaaaccctgcATCCGGTCTTCTATACCTTTCCTTGTTCTAAAACTCCCCGCTCTCccatttgaaatgaaaagttggAGGAAATTTTGAATCATTATTGTTCCCTGGCAATTGTAAAGTGTAGCTCAATATTTAATCCTTACCCCAATTCCCAAGAAAAATTAGCTTTACCAACTCTATATGTTGAATATGGCACCATTTATGGCAATTGTATTTTTGACAGTAGTTGATTAGGTCCTGCTGTTATTTCCTCCTCGAGCCTTCGCAAACGTGGAGACAGCTAAACAGCCTTTATACATTTGTTCTGATGCAGAGGCACTTTTCTCCTGGTTACGTTCCAAATCCACCAAAGATAACAGTGCATagagagatttgagaaaaaaGTTAGTACGCTCTATGATAGGCACAATCCTTTGATGCATTATGATGGCCTCCCCTATCTAAGCAAAATTAATGAGGATTGAAGTAGAGTTCAAGCAAAGGCTAGAATAATATCAGTCatcttatcaaaaaaaaaaaaagaataatatcAGTCATAAATTATAGTGCTAGAACTTTGATTAAGCCTTTTTGTTTTTGACAAAATCCTAACAGGGATCTACTTTGCTAGGCCTAAGTAGCACTCTACTAATAAACCAGTGGCACAACACAAATGTTTGGGAGCGAGGTTTGCTTTCGTGTAGGGGTATCAACGGGTCGAGTTTGGATTTGGGCTCGATCGAAATTCGATAAATTTTTTCGGATTGGGTTGAAAAATAATTCCGAATCCTGATTCGAACCCttttattttaacaaaaaaacaggtcggatacggaatatacgATTTCAACCCGTATccgaataaatataaaatataaatatttctaaatacaTTCTTTTATCAAATTAACAATTTAGTAATGACTTTGTAGATTAATTTGTGGTTAGTTTTGAATTGACTATTGCGAGTTATTTGTGATTTAGCTttgtaatttgatttgtttaagtttggagattggattgatgattgattttggatttaattttcAAATGTTTAAATTTGGACCTTTTCTTTCTGGGTAAATCTGGATTCGACTCGAAATCCGTCCGAATCCGATTCCGAAACTCTAAGGTCAAGACCTATTGGATATACGGATCGGGTCTAGACCTATTACATAAAAAACGGGTttgaatatgaaattttcaattctaACTCGAACTCGGCTGGTGGACACCCTTCATTCATGTACCATCAACGTAGGAACTAAAAACACACACGGTATTCAGTTTCGGAGAATCATTCAAGCCTCCCAATTATCCTTCCGTTGCCTGATTTCCCGCAAGGCTTCAACTGCTGATTTGCGTCCAACGACAAGAAAACTACTCTTAAAACTTTGGCCAGCGGCGGGTGTGTTGAAGTTGAACAACAGATCACAGAAGTTTTCTTTCGATTTATTTGTCCCCTTTTTTGTTGAAAATATGAGTTTTATGCACAAATTTAGCACAGCCATCTTGCCCTTCGTATGCAAGTTACAACTCTATCCTCCAGTTAATGACTTAATGTAGTAGGACCATAAGCAGAATACTCTGACTAGGAAAGCGATGGCACCTGAATCTCAGGAATGTCAACCGGCATGAGTGGGTTAGTCTCCCATTCTTCCTCGATGGTTGATGGAACAGTCGCAAGTCCGAGCAACCTTTGATGCCTAGCCCATATCAATTTCTGACGAATGTTTGCATTGTCTGGTTCGAATTCACGAAGATAGTTCTTtctctttttgtcttttttgaTTAGCTAAGCTTGATTTGTTCCCCCTCTTCTGTGTTCATTTTGCAAAGGAAAATTAAAGGGTTGAATCATAACTGCATAATCTCAGAGACAGACAACCGCCATGTCCTCACATAAATTCCCAGCCACCACAAAGTGCACGTTCTTTTGTTTCTCTAATTCACTgttcttcattgagaaatctttCAAGACGGCTAATCAAATCAATGCTAACCGAGTCtcagaaaacaaaaatgaaaatcaaggtgTTAGGAGGGCTCAATTATGGGTGGCGTCAAAGCAATTTTGACATGATTAATTTGAGCAAATTATTAACGAAGATTATGAAAAAAACCCCAATGAATTAGGAGGCATGATATTTTTATCAACCCCAATGAATATCTTGTCACCATCTCTGACTTTCTTAGTGCAGCCCATCACGTTATCATATACTCCACCAAAAACTTTTAATCTTGGTCACCAACCTCTTCATCTCATCATTCCCACCAGCATGATCCCTACCACCATTTCAACCAACAATCCATCAGTAATCTCCGCCTACCCAACGTTCACTACAAACCCGGCACATGAAAAAGATGAAACGTTTGAATAGAGACCCCATGGTGGTTAATCTTCATGTCCAGTTTGTACAAGCAGGAATAGTTAATCTTCCAAACAGGGGATGGGTATGATCTTCATGTCTCAAAGAGCGTTGTCTTCGAAACCCGCTCCTCTCTGCAAGCGGTGATAAATcaaacagaagaaaagaaagacggGATTCCCTTCAACTCGGTACAAGCGGGAAAGATTTGACGTTGAACTGGTGCAGTCTGCAATGTTCTTGAATCAATTAGGAAGCAGAAGAACCGTCATAGTTATTGTTTGTTTAATAATTCTAGTGTTTTTACTCGCTTCAGATATTTACTGGTAGCcgcaattttttgttttgtggcTATGGTTGTCCTCTGGCTGATACCAGTTCTttgttttcatttgttttgcAAATTTCATCTTTTTGCTGCATTTGGCAAATCGGTGGCCGAATTTGGCACATCAAATAACAGCGTAATAGCATTTACATTACACAAAATCCAGTCAATTTGCATTCGAGCCAGAGCATTCTCTCGTCACTACACAATGGCACACCACAGAACTGAAACAACATTACACCGCACATCTTATTTATGCATCTAATTTATGCAGTAGGCTTCCAAGTATCCTTCCGTTGCCTGATCTCTCGAATGGCTTCCACAGGGGACTTGCAGCCAACCATCCTCTGCAAAAGAAGCACAATTTCCAGTTACTGATATACACACATCCACACTCGAAGGAAATTTAAGTGTCTGAACGAAATTCAGTACTGCAACAATTAGTGCATCAAATATTCTACACAAGCAATACTAGAACTGTTTTAGAATGCCCGTATTTCAAATTCCGGACTTACCTGAACGTCAGGAAGATCAACCCGCATGAATGGATTTGTCTCCAGTTCCTCCCCAATAGTGGATGGAATAGTTGGAAGGCCAGACCTCCTCTGCTGCTGAGCCCATGCTAACTTTTGTCTAATTTTTTCATTATCAGGTTCAACGGTTATAGCAAACTGAAAGTTCTTTTCGGTATACTGCAAACAAGTCACACAGATGTTAGCACTTGTCCACCCACTTTTAGGGAGTGATGGGGCAAAAATCAACTACAGAAGTAACCAACgctgattgaaaaaaaaaaaaactcaaccagAATCAGTAACGCTTCAAACAATCAAACGGAATTTATAAATGCATATAGGTTGAATGTGCATATTGTGTCTGAGTACTCATGATACAGCTCGAAAACAAATTTTACATGTGATACAAATAAAGCTTTCTGGTTTCTTTGCACAACAACATGCGAATATAGCACCAACTGTACGGTCACCAGTTGACAAATTAATCCGATGTTCACAACAGAAAATACAAAGCAGACATAAGAAAAATGGTAATTAAACAGAATCAATATATCCAATAAAAATCTTAATACCAAACACATTGTGATAAAAGTTAGACAGATTACCTCGTGTCCACAGAAAACTCGAGTTGGATTTGGTAGTGAACCTAATGTCACACATAGGGACTGATACATCTGTTCTGCAGTGCCTTCAAAAAACTTACCACAACCAGCAATGAactagaaaacaaaagaatgacaCAAGTCACAGTTAATCTCTTAGGACAATCTGAATAATCTTAAGAAGGAACAAGCAATAActtgattaatgaaaagcaTACTTCTATATCTCTTCATAAAAGCAATGAATAAAAGAACTTGAGAACCGTCTCAGTCACAAGTGCTGATACTAAAGACATCCCACCCcccaaaataaatatttaaaaagcaAAGCTATGAAAGACAGCCAGCAAAATAACAAAACTACGAGCATAAACTGTCTTATAGCAGCTGGAAAATTCAGAGCATAAATGCCACTGTGCAAGACATTCAAGCCCAGGAAAACCCTGCAAGAATGCCTCATGATACAGAGGATTCAAACTTTTGAGCTTGCAATGAACGCAATTACTCATTCCTGattaatgcatcaaaaaccaaccaaaagtaaaaaaaaataacaagatTATTAATTGGCCAAGCACAAGTATAGGGGTTAACAAGATCATATTCTGGAACATTGTGTCTTTTCCTTTCTCCCACGGCAAACAAATGATCTTCACAATGGAAAAGAACAGAGAATATCGTTATACAGGAATCGAGAATGAAGTAAAAATCTACTTACCAATGTGTCCCCAGTGAAGACCGCAGGATCCTCTCCATCTTTACCAGTCACGTAGTAACTTATATGACCTTGTGTATGGCTGATAACACATTCCCCATCCCCCAccccccaccaaaaaaaaaaaaaaaaaaagaacacgaATATCATAATAGCACAGCACCCTGTTACTTCAATGATAGTAAGATTGGCATCAAAACATTTCCTAATATTTGAATTCATGGTGGCctcaatttttaattttttttcttaaaaaaacaGAGGTATTGACGTGTTTTATAGCATCAAACtttgaaaaaatgccaaaatattGAACTTCGAACCAGTTGGTCACAAGATGTAACCAAAGCAGCACACCATCAAAAATAAATATGGAAATGAGTACATCAGACATGCATTTCAAGAGCAAACACAAAAATCATGATCTTCAATATCCACAAAATCTAAGGTAAATTTACAGCCGAGAAAACTTGTTCTATGATAACTGAATGCCAGCaccattttaattattttgaacCTGGTTTTGAAGTGGCATACCAAGGCGTGTGAAGGCACAATATACTGATTTCATCCCCCAGGGGAATTCTGTCACCATTTTCGACCTTATTGGTACACCCCCTCACGTTATCAACCGAACCACCATAAACTTTGATTCCAGGAACTATCTGCTTTATCTTGTCATTTCCGCCAGCATGATCCCTATCATCAAACTTAAGTCACCAATCCACATCCACAGTTACAAATACAATCAAACATAACCCAAATAAGTGATCAAGATCAGAAATCATCAACACGAATATACATGCATTTGGAGCCCAAGACAAAGACGGGGAGCTGACCAGTGGTGGTGAGTAGTGAGGACGAGCTTAAGGTGAACACCATTCTCCTGGGCAGCTCGGAAAACTTTATGGGGTTCAGCTGGGTCCACTGCTGCTGCCTCTTTCGTTTTCTCATTAATTACcctgatttaaaaaaaaaaaaaaagaaaaagaaaagagagaacgcTTGAACTTCATTTACCTTGAATTTATCAAGTGTTTAGCTTGTGCGTTTATAAGCAAAGCGACaactaaaatgacaaaaaaaatcaagataaatTGCAAGGGGGGAAAAACAAAGAACAGTGGATATGGGCTCGTATTACAGGTAGGAGTAATTATCTTCTAAGCATGGGATGTGAAGGATCTTCATCTGGAAAGTGGAAACCCCCCTCCACTTGCTCCGTCTTTCTGATTTTAGGCAGCGTCGCTGCTGGTGAAGTGATGATGGGGATTTATGTTCCGGCCTTTTTGGTGCTTTTCCCAGCTGGGTTAGTTGATAGGGTTCATATGTTCGGCAACACCATTCGGCTGGTAGCGTTTTATTCAGGAGAAAGTTCGGTGTGACCGGTAAACGTGGGAAACAGCACGATTTTGTGTCGCTTTTGGTCACTAGCCAAAAATAGTTAATTGACGCCGCCTGCGATATTGCGGTTTCCTGATTTTGTTTCTAGTCGAGAGTTTCTGATTCTGACTTGCaatttttctctaaaaaatttttttatatttttttataaatatattttcaatcacttttttttatatatattaaattattataatacatttttttttataaaaacatgagaaaataacaatccaaacgaGCTGGCTATAGGGGATACATACCCCATGTTCCGGGATTGAgaataataaacaaaattacAAAACCACGTCTATGTATGGATAGATgagaaaaatgtaattttgatACTCAAACTTTGACATATAAGAAATTTTAGTTCCCAAACTTTAGACAATAGCAAATTTAATACCtaatcttttgacttttgatcaCATTTAGTACCCTTGATGGATTTTTTTGAAATTGCAACCGCAAAGAGTTATATAATAGTCAAATGCCGAGCAACTATtgcataaaaaaaaagacaaaaaaaacaaaaaatttagtCCTTAAACTTAGTATTTAGTGTCAGaaagatattttatttttttaagatattttttatACAATAATTGTCAGACATATAACTATCACGTGATTCTTTTCGATaacaatttggaaaaaaattatcAAGAGTACCAAATGTACTCAAAAGTTGAAAAATTGGATATCAGATTTgcttttattcaaaatttaggAGCTAAAATCGTTAGTATTAAAATTTGGATatcaaaactgcatttttctcctAAATGGACTGTCGAGGGACAGAAGGCCTGCTAAATGCTAATAGCTAACTTTTGGGATGCTGGCCGGCCTGTTTCCTAGTTTACGTCTCACCAAGTGAAAATAGAAAAGTTTTATACATTAACGTTACATACATTATTAGATTTGGATCCATgatatttaatttaaatttaaattttaaatatgtgTCATATAATTAATTATGAATGTACACAATGTTGCACATGTAAGAGccactaaaaaaataaaaatgagacTGGACTCAATTGGTATACACCAAATAGCTAACAATGCCAATACAAGTTGTTTTAATTGACAAGGATCGATTACTTTCTTATAAAAGATCGTGTATTTGAATCCTATTGTTGATGTGAGTATTGTGTTAATAGATAATTTGTAAAAACCTTTACAAGGGACTTATAGTTCTCGAGGTATGTCCTGAGCGGTAGCGGTGATTGGAACTGAATTCGCCAAACTTTTCGTCtaccaaaaaaaagggaaaaagaaaagaaaaaaccaaatagtAGCTAACAATAATGAACCCAAGGAAGGGCTCGGAGAATGAAGGACTGGCGGGCTGGCTTGCTAAACTAGGAGGCTGGATCCTGAGTGGGTCCCGACCCTTGCTGGTATTCCTTCCGGAGTCAGCAATTCCCAAGCAAGAGTATGCCTCAGGCTACGAGCCTACGATACGCTTACCTTTTCCGTTCAAGTTCACCTGCTGCCTGCTGCTGGTGCTGGACCGGGGAGCTGGGAGAGTTTGGAGAGGGGCTTTAGACAAGCAAAATCAAGTcgtcatttccaaaatttgacTCCTTTTCTTCCCATGCGTTTTTCTGCTTCCATTTCTCCGAAAAAAGAAACCCAGCTTGTACAGATTTCCTTTTGTAGCGAGTATTAAAGATCACTCCAGTTTGCTTGTGCAATTTTAAATCATAAAAACTATTTCTACTCTGAGAACTCAGGAGGAAAAAGTAAAACATGTCGAAATACTCATCGTCAAGCTTCGTCCTCACATACCTCCATCACATTAAATCCTCATCCCTCACAATCCCAGTTGGCCTTGCTAATAATAATCCTACTGCCTTTTCTCACTTGCTAACCCATCACCCAAAAATAGTTAAGAATCCCATTTTCTCACCATGGCTGGGGAATCCTTCGAAAGCCCATTTCTCAACGACCCCGATTTCAAGGATTTCCCAAAGCCCAACTCAAAAGCTGCTGATCAACCCGAACCCCAGTATGCCGCCAAATTCTAGGaatttttttgggtttaggTATTTTTCTTTCACTGGTAAGAAGTATGATCTTGGGAAAAGTGCGGTGAGGAACCCAATGGGGGCTGTGAAGGATGCTGCTTCCAGGTACAGGGAGGCGGTGGGTCTCCAGATTGAGGCGTTTTGGAAGAGGAATAGTCTGGTGCTGGTGGGTGCTGGAGGGGTCCTGGTTTGCGTCTTGCTTTGGAGGATTATGTTTGGGATTGCTAATACGTTTGTTGGCCTATCCGAGGGCATGGCCAAATATGGTTTTCTTGCTCTTTCCACTGCCATTGTCTCATTTGCTGTAAGTACTCCTTCCCAAATTTTGTGATTTCAGCTGATATTTAAGGTTAAGCATTCTAACTTCCGAACTCTTCTTCCCTGGGTACTTTTTGTATATGTGTAGTATGTTCAGCTTGAAATGttgcattattttattttgttgctCTTTTGATGGCGCTGGAATTCTCCAGTCTGTCAATTGGAACTTACATTTGTAATTCAGTTTTCAATTACTGAATAGCTAGATCTCTTCGTTTGTAAATAAGTCCGTTAATTAGCCAACTCATTGTAAGCCAATACTACGTTCTTTACCCTATCGGGATAGATTCATTTTTAGTTGTCCAACAATTAATCCCTTGATGATTATGTCAAATgttattttcatccaaattttacaaaaataatGTAGTAAGCATGCTTCTGTAATCCATGTTTTTTCCGCAAGCTACTAAACAA containing:
- the LOC140034928 gene encoding hydroxyacylglutathione hydrolase cytoplasmic-like isoform X1 produces the protein MKILHIPCLEDNYSYLVINEKTKEAAAVDPAEPHKVFRAAQENGVHLKLVLTTHHHWSAPRLCLGLQMHFDDRDHAGGNDKIKQIVPGIKVYGGSVDNVRGCTNKVENGDRIPLGDEISILCLHTPCHTQGHISYYVTGKDGEDPAVFTGDTLFIAGCGKFFEGTAEQMYQSLCVTLGSLPNPTRVFCGHEYTEKNFQFAITVEPDNEKIRQKLAWAQQQRRSGLPTIPSTIGEELETNPFMRVDLPDVQRMVGCKSPVEAIREIRQRKDTWKPTA
- the LOC113725245 gene encoding uncharacterized protein, which gives rise to METSNSNSDAAHASPSASNSTPSSPRDSNSAPSRRYGVQFPPPLRFFHSPVSSLLEYSGLIRLRPDHSEAEHLIIDHHDTSNSNGSISANGPVPVSSTTALRSGSNASIATSSNGEVSIRIIGPGDGDRVGLVADADGDEESLGLGSTSASVDGSSQDRSLGAGAGAAAVDAGGEGNSTNGSSRGESSYQRYDIQQFGRWIEQILPFSLLLLVVFIRQHLQGFFVTIWITAFMFKSNDILRKQTALKAERKMFVLVTYFVVFILHAFGIYWWYRNDDLYYPLFMVPPKSIPPFWHAIFIILVNDTMVRQIAMALKLVLLMYYKNGRGHNFRRQGQMLTLVEYTLLLYRALLPTPVWYRFFLNKEYGSLFSSLTTGLYLTFKLTSIVEKVQSFLAALKALSKKEIHYGSYATSEQVNAAGDLCAICQEKMHAPILLRCKHIFCEDCVSEWFERERTCPLCRALVRPADLRSFGDGSTSLFIQMF
- the LOC113725252 gene encoding uncharacterized protein; the protein is MSKYSSSSFVLTYLHHIKSSSLTIPVGLANNNPTAFSHLLTHHPKIVKNPIFSPWLGNPSKAHFSTTPISRISQSPTQKLLINPNPSMPPNSRNFFGFRYFSFTGKKYDLGKSAVRNPMGAVKDAASRYREAVGLQIEAFWKRNSLVLVGAGGVLVCVLLWRIMFGIANTFVGLSEGMAKYGFLALSTAIVSFAILYLRSRFTVNPDKVYRMAMRRLNTSAGILEVMGAPLTGTDLRAYVMSGGGITLKNFKPRFRNKRCFLIFPIRGSERKGLVSVEVKNKNGQYDMKLLAVDIPMATGPDQRLFLIGDEEEYRVGGGLISELRDPVVKAMAASKEFEDRDDQEDEEDAERELQEAERKQREEIEKLEKVKS
- the LOC140034928 gene encoding hydroxyacylglutathione hydrolase cytoplasmic-like isoform X2; its protein translation is MKILHIPCLEDNYSYLVINEKTKEAAAVDPAEPHKVFRAAQENGVHLKLVLTTHHHWDHAGGNDKIKQIVPGIKVYGGSVDNVRGCTNKVENGDRIPLGDEISILCLHTPCHTQGHISYYVTGKDGEDPAVFTGDTLFIAGCGKFFEGTAEQMYQSLCVTLGSLPNPTRVFCGHEYTEKNFQFAITVEPDNEKIRQKLAWAQQQRRSGLPTIPSTIGEELETNPFMRVDLPDVQRMVGCKSPVEAIREIRQRKDTWKPTA